Proteins encoded within one genomic window of Panicum virgatum strain AP13 chromosome 1N, P.virgatum_v5, whole genome shotgun sequence:
- the LOC120656368 gene encoding chitinase 6-like, with protein MAPPKQLSSPATASLAALLALALLAAAAPASAQSCGCAADLCCSRFGFCGTGRDYCGAGCQSGPCTVPETNNVSVASVVTPAFFDALLAQAAPGCEAAGFYTRDAFLAAAGYYPAFGRTGTVDDSKREIAAFFGNANHETIRFCYINEINGPSKNYCDPSNTQWPCQAGKGYYGRGPLQISWNYNYGPAGQSIGFDGLGDPDAVARSAVVAFRAALWYWMNSVHEPLAAGGGFGATIRAINGALECDGKNPSAVSSRVGYYKQFCQDFGVDPGSNLTC; from the exons ATGGCACCACCAAAGCAACTCTCGTCACCGGCGACGGCATCCCTGGCCGCGCTCCTGGCCCTGGCCCTcctcgcggccgcggcgccggcgagcgcgcagAGCTGCGGGTGCGCGGCGGACCTGTGCTGCAGCCGGTTCGGGTTCTGCGGCACGGGCCGGGACTACTGCGGCGCCGGGTGCCAGTCGGGCCCCTGCACCGTGCCGGAGACCAACAACGTGTCCGTGGCCAGCGTCGTCACGCCGGCCTTCTTCGACGCGCTCCTCGCGCAGGCCGCCCCCGGCTGCGAGGCCGCGGGCTTCTACACCCGCGacgccttcctcgccgccgccggctactACCCGGCCTTCGGCCGCACCGGCACCGTCGACGACTCCAAGCGCGAGATCGCCGCCTTCTTCGGCAACGCCAACCACGAGACCATAA GGTTCTGCTACATCAACGAGATCAACGGGCCGAGCAAGAACTACTGCGATCCGAGCAACACGCAGTGGCCGTGCCAGGCCGGGAAGGGCTACTACGGGCGCGGCCCGCTGCAGATCTCGTGGAACTACAACTACGGGCCGGCGGGGCAGAGCATCGGCTTCGACGGGCTGGGCGACCCCGACGCGGTGGCGCGCAGCGCCGTCGTCGCGTTCCGGGCGGCGCTCTGGTACTGGATGAACAGCGTGCAcgagcccctcgccgccggcggcgggttcGGCGCCACCATCCGGGCCATCAACGGCGCGCTCGAGTGCGACGGCAAGAACCCCAGCGCCGTCAGCAGCCGCGTCGGCTACTACAAGCAGTTCTGCCAGGACTTCGGCGTGGACCCGGGGAGCAACCTCACCTGCTGA
- the LOC120656369 gene encoding uncharacterized protein LOC120656369: MDFTFEDAEALSSLVSSQEARVDEKRRWLESMILKPDGCSSRVKRPKFLNEAYLPESYIRSEEISCKKVRDSIKKSLSSECNGYNHHVVQDGLQLFHFQKKENEPLGPEYLGIMQCTISKLTYETLQTVASIVSHNEVSFDKSRLAMEKIVKVHLTSYLANLDQNDITCQLFNIFRNPCSYRSGSVKLVTPVSPQLLSAIHHALVGLDEMPMQPLVAMNMKIREKSCTPKFGLVARPSRRGRIIGAVRKRCNKILAELEEGNYLPKNLAKALSVVNLYQKQKLRSVDISQSEFFPFTKETISLQNDILNALWSLPQLKHDKLKLLHPMLDQDSKVESKHLKTALRNYLTECLFECDEGSLPDEALRAIAFINRISGCQHFVSTEEKEEVEVDAVLNLSSHLQALAHCCVEECSCGEDLINLGNDNCNEDNDFILSGTSYFNLSSAKQQMQEPCCSSNIDTDVMREFCWSVTVGDTHNVSGAEYSGSKSEEIPRKSCLRTEDSGCIGHYSGNEAVGSLMEPYADLSVDVNPLKKSRCSEIIGICDETSIVAHNLIGQIIDKWLLVENNEVDEPTRLHLGGGSQNPQDDDNGPANSAENLEGDIFIHAVERLLPNLPKSCIDEVKRLMS, from the exons ATGGACTTCACTTTCGAGGATGCAGAGGCACTGTCCTCGCTCGTTTCGAGTCAGGAAGCCCGCGTCGACGAGAAGCGGAG GTGGCTGGAGTCGATGATCCTCAAGCCGGATGGCTGCAGCAGTCGTGTGAAGCGACCGAAATTTTTGAACGAGGC GTACTTGCCTGAGTCATATATCAGGAGCGAAGAA ATATCTTGCAAGAAAGTGAGAGATAGcataaaaaaaagtttgagttCGGAGTGCAATGGCTATAACCATCATGTAGTTCAGGACGGTCTCCAGCTTTTTCACttccagaaaaaggaaaatgaacCACTTGGTCCAGAATATCTGGGTATCATGCAGTGCACAATCAGCAAACTAACCTATGAAACACTTCAAACAGTGGCTTCTATTGTCAGCCATAACGAGGTTAGTTTTGATAAGTCTAGGCTGGCAATGGAAAAGATTGTAAAAGTTCACCTTACAAGTTACTTGGCAAACTTGGATCAAAACGATATCACATGCCAGTTGttcaatatttttagaaatCCATGCAGCTATCGATCTGGTTCTGTGAAGCTTGTCACACCTGTTTCACCACAACTTTTGTCAGCTATCCATCATGCTTTGGTTGGACTTGATGAGATGCCCATGCAACCTCTTGTTGCAATGAATATGAAGATTAGAGAAAAATCATGTACGCCAAAATTCGGGTTAGTTGCTCGCCCTTCCAGAAGAGGGCGTATTATCGGAGCGGTGAGGAAAAGATGCAACAAAATTCTAGCAGAGCTTGAAGAAGGTAATTACCTACCAAAGAATTTAGCAAAGGCCTTGTCAGTGGTGAACCTATATCAGAAGCAAAAGTTGAGAAGTGTGGATATTTCACAATCAGAGTTCTTCCCCTTTACAAAAGAAACTATATCTTTGCAGAACGATATCTTAAATGCTCTTTGGTCACTTCCACAGCTCAAGCACGACAAGCTGAAATTGTTGCACCCCATGCTGGATCAAGATTCTAAAGTTGAAAGCAAACATTTAAAAACAGCTTTGAGGAACTACTTGACAGAATGTTTGTTTGAATGTGATGAAGGTAGTTTACCAGATGAGGCCCTCCGAGCCATAGCCTTTATTAATCGGATTTCTGGATGTCAGCATTTTGTGTCAACTGAAGAGAAGGAGGAGGTTGAGGTAGATGCTGTCTTGAACTTAAGCAGTCATCTCCAAGCTTTGGCACATTGTTGTGTAGAAGAATGTTCATGTGGTGAAGATTTGATTAACTTAGGGAATGATAATTGCAATGAGGATAATGATTTCATACTTTCTGGGACCAGCTACTTCAATTTAAGCTCTGCGAAGCAGCAGATGCAAGAACCTTGCTGTTCCAGTAATATAGACACTGATGTTATGAGAGAGTTTTGTTGGAGCGTAACTGTTGGAGATACACATAATGTCTCTGGAGCTGAGTATTCTGGTTCCAAATCAGAAGAGATACCTAGGAAATCATGTCTAAGGACCGAAGATTCTGGATGCATTGGGCATTATAGCGGCAATGAAGCTGTTGGCAGTTTGATGGAGCCCTATGCAGACTTATCTGTCGATGTTAACCCCTTGAAAAAATCAAGATGTTCAGAGATTATTGGGATCTGTGATGAAACATCAATAGTGGCCCATAACCTTATCGGACAGATTATAGATAAATGGCTGCTCGTGGAGAACAATGAAGTGGATGAACCCACTAGACTCCATCTTGGAGGTGGATCTCAAAACCCCCAAG ATGATGACAATGGACCTGCGAATTCAGCAGAGAACCTAGAAGGTGACATTTTTATTCATGCTGTGGAACGTCTCTTGCCGAACTTGCCGAAAAG TTGCATAGACGAAGTCAAGAGGCTAATGAGCTGA
- the LOC120656370 gene encoding putative RNA-binding protein Luc7-like 2 yields the protein MDAIRKQLDQLMGANRNGDVREVSRKYYDRDVCRLYLAGLCPHDLFQLTKMDMGSCPKLHSLQLRKEYEEAKAKGTDNYDRELEETIERLIVECERKIQRALKRLEEEDAKAAIAISVTEVTQTKEVMELSKQIRQKMKDIDAFDLEGNTEGKIRATEELDKLKEQRAEEQAKMLLEAFNKDRASLINSLQNATQTTAPVPPAAPDARTQEMINEKLKRAEELGENGMIDEAQKLLDEAEALKKLSSRPQAIPDSSKMTAHVQITDQKLRLCDICGAFLSVYDSDRRLADHFGGKLHMGYMLIRERLSELQEEKNKKRKVDRAEYDRRFRERSGAHERASSRDRHRVDRSSSRDRDYDRRRSHDRYHDRGRDRESRSRSYDSRSHRRSRSRSPRGRSRDYDRYGHHERRDQY from the exons ATGGACGCCATCCGGAAGCAGCTCGACCAGCTCATGGGCGCCAACCGCAACGGCGACGTGCGGGAGGTCAGCCGCAAGTACTACGACCGCGACGTCTGCCGCCTCTACCTTGCGGGCCTCTGCCCCCACGACCTCTTCCAGCTCACC aagaTGGACATGGGGTCGTGCCCGAAGTTGCACTCGCTGCAGCTGCGTAAAGA ATATGAGGAAGCCAAAGCAAAAGGTACTGACAACTATGACCGTGAATTGGAAGAAACAATTGAAAGGCTAATTGTTGAGTGTGAAAGGAAGATTCAGAGAGCCCTTAAGCGTTTGGAGGAGGAAGATGCAAAAGCAGCCATTGCTATTTCTGTCACTGAGGTTACACAG ACTAAAGAAGTAATGGAGTTATCCAAACAAATTAGGCAGAAGATGAAGGATATCGATGCTTTTG ATCTTGAGGGTAACACCGAGGGAAAAATTCGGGCCACTGAAGAACTTGACAAGCTAAAAGAACAGAGGGCTGAAGAACAG GCAAAGATGTTACTTGAGGCTTTCAACAAAGATCgtgcttctttaataaattcACTTCAAAATGCCACTCAAACAACTGCACCTGTTCCCCCTGCTGCTCCAGATGCACGGACACAAGAAATGATAAATGAGAAATTGAAAAGGGCAGAAGAACTAG GTGAGAATGGGATGATTGATGAAGCTCAAAAATTGTTGGATGAGGCAGAAGCTCTGAAGAAG CTGAGCTCCCGGCCACAGGCTATTCCAGACTCTTCAAAAATGACAGCTCATGTCCAGATT aCTGATCAAAAGTTGCGCCTATGTGACATATGTGGAGCATTCTTGAGCGTATATGACAG TGACCGTCGTCTGGCAGATCATTTTGGAGGGAAACTTCATATGGGTTATATGCTTATACGTGAGAGATTGTCTGAACTGCAG gaagaaaagaacaaaaagcGGAAGGTAGACCGAGCAGAGTACGACAGAAG GTTCAGGGAAAGGAGTGGGGCACATGAGCGGGCTTCAAGCAGGGATCGCCACAGAGTAGaccgcagcagcagccgtgACAGGGATTATGACCGCAGAAGAAGCCATGATCGCTACCATGACAGGGGAAGAGATAGAGAATCGCGATCTCGTAGTTATGATTCGAGGAGCCACCGCAGGTCACGTTCACGTTCACCAAGGGGAAGATCTAGGGATTATGATCGATATGG GCATCATGAACGTCGAGATCAGTACTAG